The Pseudanabaena galeata CCNP1313 genome includes a region encoding these proteins:
- the clpP gene encoding ATP-dependent Clp endopeptidase proteolytic subunit ClpP has translation MIPTVIEQSGRGERAFDIFSRLLRERIVFLGQQVDDSISNIIVAQLLFLEADDPEKDIFLYINSPGGSVTAGMAIYDTMQHIRPDVSTICVGLAASMGAFLLTGGAKGKRLSLPHTRIMIHQPLGGAQGQATDIEIQAKEILYHKNRLNELMAFHTGQPIERIAEDTDRDFFMAPDEAKNYGLIDEVVSQRPKFEVAS, from the coding sequence ATGATCCCAACCGTAATTGAACAGTCTGGTCGTGGCGAAAGAGCCTTTGACATTTTTTCGCGTCTACTGCGGGAGCGGATCGTATTTTTGGGGCAACAGGTTGACGACAGTATTTCTAATATCATCGTTGCTCAGTTGCTTTTTCTCGAAGCCGATGACCCCGAAAAAGATATTTTCTTGTATATCAACTCCCCTGGTGGTTCTGTGACCGCAGGAATGGCTATTTACGATACGATGCAGCACATTCGTCCTGATGTTTCCACCATCTGTGTGGGACTAGCAGCAAGTATGGGGGCTTTCTTGCTCACTGGTGGTGCAAAGGGTAAAAGACTATCTTTGCCCCATACACGCATCATGATTCACCAGCCCCTTGGTGGCGCACAAGGACAAGCGACAGATATCGAAATCCAAGCTAAGGAAATCCTGTATCACAAGAATCGTCTCAATGAGTTGATGGCTTTCCATACAGGACAGCCCATTGAACGCATTGCCGAAGATACCGATCGCGATTTCTTTATGGCTCCCGATGAAGCCAAAAATTATGGGTTGATCGACGAAGTTGTGTCACAACGCCCAAAATTTGAAGTTGCTAGTTAG
- a CDS encoding DUF6737 family protein: protein MTLEQPDSIWNHKPWWCQPWSIILTGISIISGSWLLFKLVWLSILVAIPITAWMGFFVILFPKLAQQDVVNQEIS, encoded by the coding sequence ATGACTTTAGAACAACCTGATAGTATTTGGAATCATAAGCCTTGGTGGTGTCAACCCTGGTCAATCATCTTGACTGGAATCTCGATTATTAGTGGTAGCTGGCTGTTATTTAAACTAGTTTGGTTATCGATTTTGGTCGCGATTCCTATAACTGCATGGATGGGATTTTTCGTGATTCTATTCCCCAAATTAGCTCAGCAAGATGTTGTAAATCAAGAAATTAGTTAA